TACGGTTGCCTTCAACTACTCGCACGTTGACGCGAACGGTATCGCCAGGGCGGAATTCCGGGATATCGTCACGGAGCTGGGCTGCATCGACAAAGTCGAGAGTCTGCATTTCTTCTTCTCTTTCCACTCGTGCGCGCAGGCCACAAGCGTTATCAGGGCGAATAATCGCCGTCAGTCAAGGAACTCGCCGATGCACGACCCCCTGCGGCAGGTCCTGCGCATTGTGATAGCGAGGAAGCTTAATAATTATGCCATACGTAGCAGCCGCGCGAAAACAACGTCCGAGTTGTCCTGCTCACCAACAGTGAATGTCCGCTTTCCCACACGCTCAAAACCAAGGCCCTTATATGCCTTCTGTGCGCGTTTGTTCCGGGCGTTGGTCCCCAACCAGAGGTAGGGTTCCTCCCATTCGCCAGTTCGTTCAAGAAGCGCTACACGTGTTGCGTTGAAGAGCATCGTTGAGGCACCGCTTCCTCGCCAAGCTTTGGCGATGTAGAACTTCGAAAGCTCCACTAGTGGCCCCTTGCGTGCCTTGTTTCCGACGACGGCGTCAACTGGCGCGCCTTCATCACGCCCTGCGACCCCATCGGATTCAGGAACGAGACTCAACGTGTATCCCACTATCCGGCCACAAGAATCCACGAGGACCATAGTGAGCCAATCGGGGCTGTGAATGTAAGTTGTGAAGGTATCTGGCGTGAGGTTCTCAGCAATGAAAGCTTGGATGGAAACATCGCTAAGGTAATCCGGCGCGGCGTCAGGGAAGGTTGCGGCCGCCAGTTCAGCCACCGCAGCAATATCCTCAGCCCGCGCCACACGAGCATTCATGGGCACAGGATGATCGGCTTGCGCAGGCACGAGCCATCCCAGCGATGCCAACTTCCTCTTGTCTAGCTTGTCTAGGCTGGCAGAGTCCAACTGCCTCATCATGTCTGGTCTGCGGGCCGCAGTCTTTTCAATGGCCCGATCGCGCCGCCACCGTGCGGTAACGCCGTGATCTCCGGAAGTCAAGACCGGCGGAATTGCTTGTTCCCGCCACGTTTGGGGGCGCGTGTATACCGGGTACTCAAGCAATCCGGCAGCTCCGTGCGATTCTTCGACCAAAGACTCCGGGTTCCCCACCATCCCCGGCAGGAGCCTGCCTACGGCTTCAACCAGTGCGACCGCGGCCACCTCGCCGCCATTGAGCACGTAATCACCAAGGGAATATTCAAGAACTTCGATGCCCACACTGCTGTAGTGCTCTGAGACTCTCGCATCAATGCCTTCATACCTACCACATGCGATGATGATCTGGCTGGCCTCCTGAGCCAAGCGTTCACATGTGCGCTGCGTAAGCGGGACACCAGAAGGCGTGGGAATGGCAAGGATGGTTCGCGAACCACGTCTCCCCTGAGAGCTCTCCATGAGCGAATCGATTGCGGTGCCCCAGATATCCGGGCGCATCACCATTCCAGCGCCACCACCGGCAGGTGTGTCATCGACAGTTCGGTGCGGATCGTCTGTCCAGTCGCGTAGATCGTGAGACTGGACATCGAGTATTCCGCGCTCCTGTGCCTTGCCAACGAGGGATAGATCCAGCACCGAGAAGAACTCTGGGAACACAGAAACGATGTCAAAACGCATCAGGAAAGATTCCCCTCCAACGAACGCTCTTCCGGAGCTACGTGACTTCCACCGCGCGCACCACGTTCCTCGCCCTGCGCACCACGTTCCTCACCCTGCACCGAGCTCTCTTGATCCTGAGAGACCACGATGTCTTCTTCTGAGAACAATCCGGCCGGAGCCTCGACCACCACACAGCCGTCTTCTAGGTCCACATCCGTCACGATCTC
The DNA window shown above is from Changpingibacter yushuensis and carries:
- the trmD gene encoding tRNA (guanosine(37)-N1)-methyltransferase TrmD → MRFDIVSVFPEFFSVLDLSLVGKAQERGILDVQSHDLRDWTDDPHRTVDDTPAGGGAGMVMRPDIWGTAIDSLMESSQGRRGSRTILAIPTPSGVPLTQRTCERLAQEASQIIIACGRYEGIDARVSEHYSSVGIEVLEYSLGDYVLNGGEVAAVALVEAVGRLLPGMVGNPESLVEESHGAAGLLEYPVYTRPQTWREQAIPPVLTSGDHGVTARWRRDRAIEKTAARRPDMMRQLDSASLDKLDKRKLASLGWLVPAQADHPVPMNARVARAEDIAAVAELAAATFPDAAPDYLSDVSIQAFIAENLTPDTFTTYIHSPDWLTMVLVDSCGRIVGYTLSLVPESDGVAGRDEGAPVDAVVGNKARKGPLVELSKFYIAKAWRGSGASTMLFNATRVALLERTGEWEEPYLWLGTNARNKRAQKAYKGLGFERVGKRTFTVGEQDNSDVVFARLLRMA